The following proteins come from a genomic window of Dromaius novaehollandiae isolate bDroNov1 unplaced genomic scaffold, bDroNov1.hap1 HAP1_SCAFFOLD_27, whole genome shotgun sequence:
- the LOC112982466 gene encoding olfactory receptor 14A16-like yields MSNSSLLTEFLLLGFADTRELQLLHFSLFLGIYLAALLGNGLIITAIACDHHLHTPMYFFLLNLSFLDLGSISTTVPKSMANSLWDTKAISYSGCAAQLFLFVFLGGEFSLLTVMTYDRFVAICRPLHYGTLMGSRACVKMAAAAWGTVFLNALLHTANTFSIPLCQGNVVKQFFCEIPQILRLSCSESYLREAGLLVVSLCLGFGCFIFIVLSYVQIFTAVLRIPSEQGRHKAFSTCLPHLAVVSLFLSTGLFAYLKAPSISSPAVDLVVAVLYAVVPPAVNPLIYSMRNKEIKDALKRLIQWVQDQQQ; encoded by the coding sequence atgtccaacagcagcctCCTCACTGAGTttctcctcctggggtttgcggacacacgggagctgcagctcttgcacttctcactcttcctgggcatctacctggctgccctcttgggcaacggcctcatcatcacagccatagcctgtgaccaccacctccacacccccatgtacttcttcctcctcaacctctccttcctcgaccttggctccatctccaccactgtccccaaatccatggccaattccctgtgggacaccaaagccatttcctactcaggatgtgctgcccagctcttcctgtttgtcttcttaggaggagagttttctctcctcacagtcatgacctatgaccgctttgtggccatctgcagacccctgcactacgggaccctcatgggcagcagagcttgtgtcaaaatggcagcagctgcctggggcactgtttttctcaatgctctcctgcacactgcaaacacattttcaataccactctgccaaggcaatgttgtgaagcagttcttctgtgagattccccagatcctcaggctctcctgctcagaatcctacctcagggaagctggccttcttgtggttagtctttgtttaggctttgggtgtttcattttcattgtgctgtcctacgtgcagatcttcactgctgtgctgaggatcccctctgagcagggccggcacaaagccttttccacgtgCCTCCCGCACCtcgccgtggtctccctgtttctcagcactggcctgtttgcctacctgaaggccccctccatctcctccccagctgtggatctggtggtggcagtTCTGTacgcagtggtgcctccagcagtgaaccccctcatctacagcatgaggaacaaggagatcaAGGATGCACTGAAGAGATTGATCCAATGGGTCCAAGATCAACAGCAATAA